In Ipomoea triloba cultivar NCNSP0323 chromosome 15, ASM357664v1, one genomic interval encodes:
- the LOC116006864 gene encoding actin, which yields MKCDVDIRKDLYGNIVLSGGTTMFGGIADRMSKEITALAPSSMKIKVVAPPERKYSVWIGGSILASLSTFQQMWIAKAEYDESGPSIVHRKCF from the exons ATGAAGTGTGACGTGGATATTAGGAAGGATCTTTATGGAAACATTGTCCTCAGTGGTGGTACCACTATGTTCGGGGGCATTGCTGACAGGATGAGCAAGGAGATCACAGCTTTGGCTCCAAGTAGCATGAAGATAAAGGTTGTTGCCCCACCTGAGAGGAAGTACAGTGTATGGATTGGAGGATCTATTTTGGCCTCCCTGAGCACATTCCAACAG ATGTGGATAGCAAAGGCGGAGTATGATGAGTCAGGGCCTTCGATTGTTCATAGAAAATGCTTCTAA